One window of the Paenibacillus beijingensis genome contains the following:
- the rpoB gene encoding DNA-directed RNA polymerase subunit beta, translating into MRGEVKLAGQLVQYGRRTRRSYNRIDEVLEVPNLIEIQQKSYEKFLDNDLLELFQDISPIQDFTGNLSLEFIDYSLGEPKYSVDDSKERDVTYAAPLRVKVRLLNKETGEVKEQEVFMGDFPLMTETGTFIINGAERVIVSQLVRSPSVYFSTKVDKNGKRTYTATVIPNRGAWLELETDAKDIIYVRIDRTRKIPVTVLLRALGFGTDAEILDLLGNDEYIRNTLDKDNTDSTEKALIEIYERLRPGEPPTLDNAKSLLVARFFDPKRYDLANVGRYKINKKLHIKNRLFNQRLAETLVDPTTGEIIAEAGQMIDRRLLDDILPYLENNLGFKTYHTANGVLDADSIPLQAINVFSPIEDGKIIKVISNGLIDKTVKHITPADIIASINYFINLLHGVGSTDDIDHLGNRRLRSVGELLQNQFRIGLSRMERVVRERMSIQDANAITPQALINIRPVIASIKEFFGSSQLSQFMDQTNPLAELTHKRRLSALGPGGLTRERAGFEVRDVHPSHYGRMCPIETPEGPNIGLINSLSTFARINEYGFIEAPYRWVDPKTGVVSQQIAYLTADEEDNYVVAQANAVINEEGKFAEESQIVRYNKQADNILTMPSDRVDYMDVSPKQVVSVATALIPFLENDDSNRALMGSNMQRQAVPLLIPKAPLVGTGMEHKAAKDSGVCIVSKYDGIIERSTANEIWLRRVETVDGKQVTGDLVKHKLHKFMRSNQGTCINQRPLARKGDVVKKGDILADGPSTEQGELALGRNVVVAFMTWEGYNYEDAILLSEKLVKEDVYTSIHIEEYESEARDTKLGPEEITRDIPNVGEEALKNLDERGIIRVGAEISAGDILVGKVTPKGVTELTAEERLLHAIFGEKAREVRDTSLRVPHGTDGIVVDVKVFTRENGDELPPGVNQLVRAYIAQKRKISEGDKMAGRHGNKGVIARILPEEDMPFLPDGTPVEVVLNPLGVPSRMNIGQAFEVHLGMACKLLGIHAATPVFDGAREDDVFDTIVEAGMQRNGKTVLYDGRTGEEFEREVTVGVMYMIKLAHMVDDKIHARSTGPYSLVTQQPLGGKAQFGGQRFGEMEVWALEAYGAAYTLQEILTVKSDDVVGRVKTYESIVKGENVPEPGVPESFKVLIKELQSLGMDVKILTEDEEEIEMKEIDDEEDGAGDKLNLNLEGAEVGVE; encoded by the coding sequence ATGAGGGGTGAGGTTAAGTTGGCAGGACAACTTGTTCAGTATGGTCGACGCACACGGAGAAGTTACAATCGTATCGACGAAGTGCTCGAGGTCCCGAACCTGATTGAAATCCAACAAAAGTCTTATGAAAAGTTTCTGGACAACGATTTGCTCGAATTGTTCCAGGACATTTCGCCAATTCAAGACTTTACGGGAAATCTTTCGTTGGAGTTCATTGATTATAGTTTGGGTGAACCGAAATATTCGGTTGACGATTCGAAGGAACGCGACGTTACGTACGCTGCTCCGCTTCGCGTTAAAGTGCGTCTTCTTAATAAGGAGACGGGCGAAGTAAAGGAACAGGAAGTGTTCATGGGCGATTTTCCGCTGATGACGGAGACCGGCACGTTTATTATTAACGGCGCCGAACGGGTTATCGTCAGCCAATTGGTCCGCTCTCCCAGTGTTTATTTCAGCACGAAAGTCGACAAGAACGGCAAACGTACGTACACGGCTACCGTGATCCCGAACCGGGGCGCGTGGCTGGAGCTTGAAACGGATGCCAAGGACATCATTTATGTCCGGATCGATCGTACTCGGAAAATTCCGGTCACGGTGCTTCTGCGTGCGCTCGGATTCGGCACCGATGCCGAGATTCTGGATCTGCTCGGCAACGATGAATATATCCGGAATACGCTGGACAAAGACAACACGGATTCGACGGAGAAAGCGCTGATCGAAATTTACGAGCGCCTCCGTCCGGGCGAGCCTCCGACATTGGACAACGCGAAGAGTCTGCTTGTGGCGCGCTTTTTCGATCCGAAGCGCTACGATCTTGCGAATGTAGGCCGCTACAAAATTAACAAGAAGCTTCACATTAAGAACCGTCTGTTCAACCAGCGGCTCGCCGAAACGCTTGTCGATCCGACAACGGGCGAAATCATCGCGGAAGCCGGTCAGATGATCGACCGCCGTCTGCTTGACGATATTCTGCCTTACCTGGAGAACAACCTCGGGTTCAAAACGTACCATACCGCTAACGGCGTGTTGGATGCGGATAGTATTCCTCTTCAGGCGATCAACGTATTCTCGCCGATTGAAGATGGAAAAATTATTAAAGTGATTTCGAACGGCTTGATTGACAAGACCGTTAAACATATTACGCCGGCAGATATTATCGCTTCCATCAATTACTTTATCAATCTGCTGCATGGCGTCGGAAGCACGGACGATATCGACCACCTCGGCAACCGCCGTCTGCGTTCGGTGGGCGAGCTGCTGCAAAACCAGTTCCGGATCGGACTTTCCCGTATGGAACGGGTTGTGCGCGAGCGGATGTCGATTCAGGACGCCAACGCGATTACGCCGCAGGCTCTGATCAATATTCGTCCCGTTATTGCGTCGATTAAAGAGTTTTTCGGTTCGTCGCAGCTGTCGCAGTTCATGGACCAAACGAACCCGCTTGCCGAGCTGACGCATAAGCGCCGTCTGTCCGCTCTCGGACCGGGCGGTCTGACGCGTGAGCGCGCAGGCTTTGAAGTCCGCGACGTCCATCCGTCCCATTACGGCCGGATGTGTCCGATCGAGACGCCTGAGGGACCGAACATCGGCTTGATCAACTCCCTCTCGACGTTCGCACGTATTAACGAGTACGGGTTTATCGAAGCGCCATACCGCTGGGTCGATCCTAAGACCGGCGTTGTCTCGCAGCAAATCGCGTATTTGACTGCCGATGAAGAAGACAACTACGTCGTCGCCCAGGCGAACGCGGTCATCAATGAAGAAGGCAAGTTTGCGGAGGAATCGCAGATTGTCCGTTACAACAAACAGGCGGACAACATTCTGACGATGCCTTCCGACCGCGTCGATTACATGGACGTTTCGCCGAAGCAGGTTGTGTCGGTGGCGACGGCGCTCATTCCGTTCCTTGAAAATGACGACTCCAACCGTGCCCTCATGGGATCGAACATGCAGCGGCAGGCGGTTCCGCTCCTCATTCCGAAAGCTCCGCTTGTCGGAACGGGGATGGAGCATAAAGCGGCCAAAGACTCCGGCGTATGTATCGTGTCCAAATACGACGGCATCATCGAGCGCTCGACCGCGAACGAAATTTGGCTGCGCCGCGTTGAGACGGTCGACGGCAAGCAGGTGACCGGCGATCTGGTGAAGCATAAGCTGCACAAGTTTATGCGCTCCAACCAAGGCACATGCATCAACCAGCGTCCGCTTGCCCGCAAAGGCGACGTCGTCAAAAAAGGCGACATTCTTGCCGATGGTCCGTCGACGGAACAAGGCGAACTCGCGCTCGGACGCAACGTTGTCGTCGCGTTCATGACGTGGGAAGGCTACAACTACGAGGATGCCATCCTGCTGAGCGAGAAGCTCGTGAAGGAAGATGTGTACACGTCGATTCATATCGAGGAGTACGAATCCGAAGCGCGCGATACGAAGCTTGGACCGGAAGAAATTACGCGCGACATCCCGAACGTTGGGGAAGAAGCGCTCAAAAATCTTGACGAGCGCGGCATTATCCGCGTCGGCGCGGAAATTAGCGCAGGCGACATTCTCGTCGGCAAAGTGACGCCGAAAGGCGTAACGGAGCTGACGGCGGAAGAGCGGCTGCTGCACGCAATCTTCGGCGAGAAGGCGCGCGAAGTGCGCGACACGAGCCTGCGCGTTCCTCACGGCACCGACGGCATCGTTGTCGACGTGAAAGTGTTCACCCGCGAGAACGGCGACGAGCTGCCGCCGGGCGTGAACCAGCTGGTGCGTGCGTACATCGCCCAGAAGCGTAAAATCTCCGAAGGCGACAAGATGGCCGGACGCCACGGCAACAAAGGGGTTATCGCCCGCATCTTGCCGGAAGAAGATATGCCGTTCCTGCCGGACGGCACGCCGGTTGAAGTCGTGCTGAACCCGCTTGGCGTTCCGTCGCGGATGAACATCGGTCAGGCATTCGAGGTTCACCTTGGCATGGCGTGCAAGCTGCTCGGCATCCATGCGGCAACGCCGGTATTCGACGGCGCGCGCGAAGACGACGTGTTTGATACGATCGTGGAAGCGGGCATGCAGCGCAACGGTAAAACGGTGCTTTACGACGGCCGTACGGGCGAAGAGTTCGAACGTGAAGTTACGGTCGGCGTCATGTATATGATCAAGCTGGCGCACATGGTCGACGATAAAATCCATGCGCGTTCCACCGGTCCGTACTCGCTCGTTACGCAGCAGCCTCTGGGCGGTAAAGCTCAGTTCGGCGGCCAGCGTTTCGGGGAGATGGAAGTGTGGGCGCTGGAAGCATACGGCGCCGCATATACGCTGCAAGAGATTTTGACCGTGAAGTCCGACGATGTGGTCGGCCGCGTCAAAACGTACGAGTCTATCGTTAAAGGCGAGAACGTGCCGGAGCCGGGCGTTCCGGAATCGTTCAAGGTTCTGATCAAAGAGCTGCAGAGCCTTGGCATGGACGTCAAGATTTTGACTGAAGACGAAGAAGAGATCGAAATGAAAGAAATCGACGATGAAGAAGACGGTGCGGGCGACAAGTTGAACCTGAACCTGGAAGGCGCCGAAGTCGGCGTCGAATAA
- the rpoC gene encoding DNA-directed RNA polymerase subunit beta', translated as MLDVNNFEYMKIGLASPDKIRSWSRGEVKKPETINYRTLKPEKEGLFCEKIFGPTKDWECHCGKYKRVRYKGVVCDRCGVEVTRAKVRRERMGHIELAAPVSHIWYFKGIPSRMGLALDMSPRSLEEIIYFASYVVTDPGETPLEKKQLLSEKEYRSYREKYGYGFQAGMGAEAVKKLLQDIDVEKELDTLKEDLRTAQGQRRNRAIKRLEVIEAFRNSGNEPEWMILDVLPVIPPELRPMVQLDGGRFATSDLNDLYRRVINRNNRLKRLLDLGAPDIIVQNEKRMLQEAVDALIDNGRRGRPVTGPGNRPLKSLSHMLKGKQGRFRQNLLGKRVDYSGRSVIVVGPSLKMYQCGLPKEMALELFKPFVMKELVNKGLAHNIKSAKRKVERVSPEVWDVLEEVIKEHPVLLNRAPTLHRLGIQAFEPILVEGRAIKLHPLVCTAYNADFDGDQMAVHVPLSAEAQAEARLLMLASGNILNPKDGKPVVTPSQDMVLGSFYLTMDNKEAKGSGSVFATVNEAISSYQRGVVSLHARIFIPAHVLNKKTFTEEQQKSLISTTVGKVIFNEIFPDTFPYINEATKANLLHGTPDKYFVYEKGTNLGEFMDNVPQMGAIGKEYLGYVIAECFRQYHTTQTSIILDKIKQLGFTYSTRAGITIAVSDVVVPPEKVELLKESEEKVKVVMNQYRRGLITNEERYDRIIEIWSKSKDKITDILMKSMDRYNSIMLMVDSKARGNKSQITQLGGMRGLMANPSGRIIELPIKSNFREGLTVLEYFISTHGARKGLADTALRTADSGYLTRRLVDVAQDVIVREDDCRTDKGFTVSKIQDGKEVIEDLYDRLEGRYSFETIRHPQTGEIIVNRNELIDSSKADAIIDAGIETLQIRSVLSCRARHGVCKICYGRNLATGKHVEIGEAVGIIAAQSIGEPGTQLTMRTFHTGGVAGDDITQGLPRIQELFEARNPKGQAIITELDGVVKSIRETKDRREIEVQGEAESKVYSVTFGSRIRVTEGQHLEAGDELTDGSIDPKEMLRIKGIRGVQNYILQEVQRVYRNQGVEINDKHVEVMIKQMLRKIRIVDAGDTTLLPGAFVDTHEYEAANRDVILSGKEPAVAKPVLLGITKASLETDSFLSAASFQETTRVLTDAAIKGKVDQLLGLKENVIIGKLIPAGTGMNRYRSIRFKGMEEEEVVAEVEFEDEEMSVPVES; from the coding sequence TTGTTGGACGTGAACAACTTCGAGTACATGAAAATAGGCCTTGCCTCCCCGGATAAAATCCGTTCGTGGTCCCGCGGAGAAGTTAAGAAGCCGGAAACGATTAACTACCGGACGCTGAAACCCGAGAAAGAAGGGCTCTTCTGCGAGAAAATATTCGGGCCGACCAAGGACTGGGAATGTCATTGCGGCAAATACAAACGGGTTCGGTACAAAGGCGTCGTCTGCGACCGCTGCGGCGTCGAAGTAACCCGCGCGAAAGTGCGCCGTGAACGGATGGGCCATATCGAATTGGCCGCTCCCGTATCGCATATCTGGTACTTTAAAGGCATTCCGAGCCGGATGGGGCTGGCGCTTGATATGTCGCCCCGTTCGCTGGAAGAGATCATTTATTTTGCATCTTATGTCGTAACCGACCCTGGTGAGACGCCGCTGGAGAAAAAACAGCTGCTCTCCGAGAAAGAATACCGCAGCTACCGCGAGAAGTATGGCTACGGGTTCCAAGCGGGCATGGGTGCGGAAGCCGTCAAGAAGCTTCTGCAGGATATCGACGTGGAGAAAGAGCTCGACACGCTGAAGGAAGATTTGCGCACGGCTCAAGGCCAGCGCCGCAACCGGGCGATCAAGCGTCTCGAAGTCATCGAGGCGTTCCGCAACTCCGGCAACGAGCCGGAGTGGATGATTCTCGACGTGCTTCCGGTTATTCCTCCGGAGCTTCGTCCGATGGTGCAGCTTGACGGCGGACGTTTCGCAACGTCCGACCTTAACGACCTGTACCGCCGCGTCATCAACCGGAACAACCGTCTGAAGCGCCTGCTTGATCTGGGCGCGCCGGACATTATCGTGCAGAACGAAAAGCGGATGCTGCAGGAAGCGGTTGACGCCCTGATCGACAACGGCCGCCGCGGCCGCCCGGTTACGGGTCCCGGCAACCGTCCGCTGAAATCGCTCAGCCATATGCTGAAAGGTAAACAGGGACGGTTCCGTCAGAACCTGCTCGGTAAGCGGGTCGACTATTCCGGGCGTTCCGTTATCGTCGTCGGACCGAGCCTGAAGATGTATCAGTGCGGTCTGCCGAAAGAAATGGCGCTGGAGCTGTTCAAGCCTTTCGTCATGAAAGAACTGGTGAACAAAGGTCTTGCCCATAACATTAAGAGCGCGAAGCGCAAAGTGGAACGTGTCAGCCCGGAAGTATGGGACGTTCTTGAAGAAGTGATCAAGGAGCATCCGGTTCTGTTGAACCGTGCCCCCACGCTTCACCGTCTCGGCATTCAGGCGTTCGAGCCGATCCTTGTCGAAGGCCGCGCCATCAAGCTGCATCCGCTCGTTTGTACTGCTTATAACGCGGACTTCGACGGTGACCAGATGGCCGTTCACGTTCCGCTGTCGGCGGAAGCGCAGGCGGAAGCGCGCTTGCTTATGCTCGCTTCGGGCAACATTTTGAACCCGAAAGACGGCAAGCCGGTCGTTACGCCTTCTCAGGATATGGTTCTGGGAAGCTTCTACCTGACGATGGACAACAAAGAAGCGAAAGGCAGCGGCTCCGTCTTCGCAACGGTAAACGAAGCGATTTCGTCTTACCAGCGCGGTGTTGTCTCCCTGCACGCGCGTATCTTTATTCCGGCGCACGTGCTGAACAAAAAGACGTTTACGGAAGAACAGCAGAAGTCGCTCATTTCGACGACCGTCGGTAAAGTAATCTTTAACGAAATTTTCCCGGACACGTTCCCGTACATCAATGAAGCAACCAAAGCGAACCTGCTTCATGGAACACCGGATAAATATTTTGTGTACGAAAAAGGTACCAATCTGGGCGAGTTTATGGATAACGTACCGCAAATGGGTGCGATAGGCAAAGAGTACCTTGGATACGTTATCGCTGAGTGCTTCCGCCAGTATCATACAACCCAGACGTCGATAATTCTCGATAAGATCAAGCAGCTCGGATTCACCTACTCGACCCGTGCGGGGATTACGATTGCGGTTTCTGACGTTGTCGTACCGCCGGAGAAAGTGGAACTGCTGAAAGAATCGGAAGAGAAGGTCAAAGTCGTTATGAATCAGTACCGCCGCGGCCTTATCACGAACGAAGAGCGGTACGACCGGATTATCGAGATTTGGAGTAAATCGAAAGACAAAATTACCGATATCCTCATGAAATCGATGGACCGCTACAATTCCATCATGCTCATGGTAGACTCTAAGGCGCGGGGTAACAAATCGCAGATCACCCAGCTGGGCGGTATGCGGGGTCTGATGGCCAACCCGTCGGGACGTATTATCGAGTTGCCGATCAAATCGAACTTCCGTGAAGGTCTGACGGTCTTGGAATACTTCATTTCGACGCACGGCGCGCGGAAAGGTCTGGCCGATACGGCTCTTCGGACCGCCGACTCCGGTTACTTGACCCGCCGTCTCGTAGACGTCGCGCAGGATGTCATCGTGCGCGAGGACGACTGCAGAACCGACAAAGGCTTTACCGTCAGCAAAATTCAAGACGGCAAAGAAGTCATCGAGGATCTGTACGATCGTCTGGAAGGACGTTATTCGTTCGAGACGATCCGTCATCCGCAAACGGGCGAAATTATCGTCAACCGCAACGAACTGATCGACTCGAGCAAAGCTGACGCCATTATCGACGCTGGCATCGAGACACTGCAAATTCGTTCCGTACTGAGCTGCCGCGCCCGTCACGGCGTATGTAAAATTTGTTACGGTCGGAACCTGGCAACCGGTAAACACGTCGAAATTGGGGAAGCGGTCGGCATTATCGCCGCTCAATCGATCGGAGAACCAGGAACCCAGCTGACGATGCGTACGTTCCATACCGGCGGCGTTGCCGGCGACGACATTACGCAAGGTCTTCCGCGTATTCAGGAACTGTTCGAGGCACGCAATCCGAAAGGTCAAGCGATTATTACCGAGCTTGACGGTGTCGTGAAGAGCATCCGCGAGACGAAAGACCGCCGCGAAATCGAAGTTCAAGGCGAAGCGGAATCGAAAGTATATTCCGTCACGTTTGGTTCCCGTATCCGTGTTACCGAAGGCCAGCATCTTGAAGCGGGCGACGAGTTGACCGACGGTTCCATCGACCCGAAAGAGATGCTGCGCATCAAAGGTATCCGCGGCGTGCAAAACTATATCCTGCAGGAAGTTCAGCGCGTTTATCGGAACCAGGGCGTAGAAATCAACGACAAGCACGTAGAAGTCATGATCAAGCAGATGCTTCGCAAAATCCGCATCGTCGATGCGGGAGACACGACGCTGCTTCCGGGCGCATTCGTCGATACGCATGAATACGAAGCGGCTAACCGCGACGTTATTTTGTCAGGCAAGGAACCGGCTGTAGCCAAACCGGTGCTGCTTGGTATTACAAAAGCATCCTTGGAGACCGACTCCTTCCTGTCGGCCGCATCCTTCCAGGAAACGACGCGCGTGCTGACCGACGCCGCCATCAAAGGCAAAGTCGACCAACTGCTGGGCCTCAAAGAGAATGTCATTATCGGCAAGCTCATCCCGGCCGGGACCGGTATGAACCGCTACCGCAGCATCCGGTTCAAAGGAATGGAAGAAGAGGAAGTTGTAGCTGAAGTTGAGTTTGAAGACGAAGAGATGTCCGTACCTGTCGAGTCTTAA
- a CDS encoding ribosomal L7Ae/L30e/S12e/Gadd45 family protein, translated as MPYKIGTKQTTKMVEQRKATCVYAARDADPRMITKLVQLCEREGVPITWYDTMLNLGETCGIDIGAAMAAVVPEEE; from the coding sequence ATGCCATACAAGATCGGCACGAAGCAGACGACGAAGATGGTCGAGCAGCGCAAAGCGACCTGCGTCTATGCCGCCCGCGATGCAGATCCGCGGATGATAACCAAGTTGGTCCAGCTGTGTGAACGTGAAGGGGTTCCGATCACGTGGTATGACACCATGTTGAACCTCGGGGAAACATGCGGTATCGACATCGGAGCCGCAATGGCGGCAGTGGTGCCTGAAGAGGAATAA
- the rpsL gene encoding 30S ribosomal protein S12: MPTINQLVRKGRQAKVVKSKSPALQKGFNALKREATDISAPQKRGVCTRVGTMTPKKPNSALRKYARVRLTNRVEVTAYIPGIGHNLQEHSVVLIRGGRVKDLPGVRYHIVRGALDTAGVNNRKQARSKYGAKRPKVKKS, from the coding sequence ATGCCAACAATTAACCAATTGGTCCGCAAAGGCCGTCAGGCTAAAGTGGTCAAATCGAAATCGCCAGCTTTGCAAAAAGGTTTCAACGCCCTGAAACGTGAGGCAACCGACATCAGCGCTCCTCAAAAACGCGGTGTCTGCACTCGTGTAGGTACGATGACTCCGAAAAAACCGAACTCCGCACTTCGTAAATATGCGCGTGTACGTCTGACGAACCGCGTAGAGGTTACGGCTTACATCCCGGGTATCGGTCACAACTTGCAGGAGCACAGCGTGGTGTTGATCCGCGGCGGCCGGGTAAAAGACCTTCCGGGTGTACGTTATCACATCGTTCGCGGCGCTTTGGATACCGCTGGTGTTAACAACCGGAAACAAGCTCGTTCCAAATATGGTGCGAAACGTCCGAAAGTTAAAAAATCGTAA
- the rpsG gene encoding 30S ribosomal protein S7 — protein sequence MPRKGPVTKRDVLPDPVYNSKLVTRLINRIMIDGKRGVAQTLLYDAFKLIQERSGKDPMEVFDAALKNIMPVLEVKARRVGGANYQVPIEVKPERRTSLGLRWLVNYSRNRGEKTMEERLAAEILDASNNTGASVKKREDTHKMAEANKAFAHYRW from the coding sequence ATGCCTCGCAAAGGTCCTGTAACGAAACGCGATGTGCTGCCGGATCCGGTTTACAATAGCAAACTGGTTACCCGCCTCATCAATCGTATTATGATCGACGGCAAACGCGGCGTTGCTCAAACGCTGTTGTACGATGCATTCAAACTGATTCAAGAACGTTCCGGCAAAGATCCAATGGAAGTTTTTGATGCGGCTCTGAAAAACATCATGCCTGTGCTGGAAGTTAAAGCTCGTCGTGTAGGCGGAGCGAATTACCAGGTTCCGATCGAAGTAAAACCGGAGCGCCGTACGTCGCTTGGTCTCCGTTGGCTCGTGAACTATTCGCGCAACCGCGGTGAGAAAACGATGGAAGAGCGTCTGGCTGCTGAAATTCTGGATGCTTCCAACAACACCGGTGCTTCCGTTAAGAAACGTGAAGACACGCACAAAATGGCGGAAGCAAACAAAGCGTTTGCTCACTACCGCTGGTAG
- the fusA gene encoding elongation factor G yields the protein MAREFSLKDTRNIGIMAHIDAGKTTTTERILFYTGRTHKIGEVHEGAATMDWMEQEQERGITITSAATTAQWKGHRINIIDTPGHVDFTVEVERSLRVLDGAVGVFSAKEGVEPQSETVWRQADRYGVPRIAYVNKMDIIGADFLNVVKDMRERLQANAVAIQLPIGAENDFVGVVDIVERVAYKYKDDLGKEPEQVEIPADLADQVEELRTELVEKVAELDEELMMKYLEGEELTVPELKAALRKGVCEVKIFPVIAGSSYRNKGVQMMLDAVVDYLPAPIDVPDIKGTLEDGTETVRKSSDDQPFAALAFKIMTDPFVGKLTFFRVYSGVLNSGSYVLNATKGKRERIGRILQMHANSRQEISVVYSGDIAAAVGLKDTTTGDTLCDEKNAVILESMNFPEPVIQLAVEPKTKADQDKMGVALQKLAEEDPTFRAHTDEETGQTIIAGMGELHLEILVDRMLREFKVETNVGKPQVAYRETFRAAADVEGKFVRQSGGRGQYGHVWIKFEPQEAGAGFVFENKIVGGVVPREYIGPVQAGIEESMKNGVLAGFPLVDIKATIFDGSYHDVDSSEMAFKIAGSMALKAAKDKCKPVILEPIMKVEVTVPEEYMGDVMGMLNSRRGRIEGMDTRAGAQIIRAKVPLAEMFGYSTTLRSGTQGRGVFSMELSHYEEVPKSIQEEIVSKNKGE from the coding sequence ATGGCAAGAGAGTTCTCCTTGAAAGATACGCGTAACATCGGGATCATGGCGCATATTGACGCCGGTAAAACGACCACTACGGAACGGATTCTGTTCTACACGGGCCGTACCCACAAAATCGGCGAGGTGCATGAAGGCGCTGCGACGATGGACTGGATGGAACAAGAGCAGGAGCGCGGCATTACGATTACGTCTGCCGCGACGACCGCTCAGTGGAAGGGTCACCGCATCAATATTATCGACACCCCGGGGCACGTTGACTTCACCGTTGAAGTTGAACGCTCCCTGCGCGTATTGGACGGGGCAGTAGGGGTTTTCAGTGCGAAGGAAGGCGTCGAACCTCAGTCCGAAACCGTATGGCGTCAGGCTGACCGTTACGGCGTGCCTCGTATTGCTTACGTCAACAAGATGGACATCATTGGCGCGGACTTCCTCAACGTTGTCAAAGACATGCGTGAGCGTCTGCAAGCCAACGCGGTTGCGATTCAGCTGCCTATCGGCGCCGAGAACGATTTCGTAGGCGTCGTTGACATCGTCGAGCGCGTCGCATACAAGTACAAAGACGACCTGGGCAAAGAGCCGGAGCAAGTCGAAATTCCGGCCGACCTTGCCGATCAGGTTGAAGAACTCCGTACGGAACTGGTAGAGAAAGTTGCCGAACTGGACGAAGAGCTCATGATGAAGTATCTGGAAGGCGAAGAACTCACCGTTCCGGAACTGAAAGCGGCGCTGCGCAAAGGCGTTTGCGAAGTGAAGATCTTCCCGGTTATCGCAGGCTCCTCCTACCGTAACAAAGGCGTTCAAATGATGCTTGACGCCGTCGTGGATTACCTGCCGGCTCCGATTGACGTACCGGATATCAAGGGAACCCTTGAAGACGGAACGGAAACGGTCCGCAAATCTTCCGACGATCAACCGTTTGCAGCGCTTGCGTTCAAAATTATGACCGACCCGTTTGTCGGCAAATTGACCTTCTTCCGCGTTTACTCCGGCGTCCTGAACTCCGGTTCGTACGTTCTGAACGCCACGAAGGGCAAGCGCGAGCGGATCGGCCGTATTCTGCAGATGCATGCGAACAGCCGTCAAGAAATCAGCGTGGTTTACTCCGGCGATATCGCCGCTGCGGTAGGCCTCAAAGATACGACGACCGGCGACACGCTCTGTGACGAGAAGAATGCGGTTATCCTTGAGTCGATGAACTTCCCTGAGCCGGTTATCCAGCTTGCCGTTGAGCCGAAAACAAAGGCCGACCAAGACAAGATGGGTGTCGCGCTGCAGAAGCTTGCCGAAGAGGATCCGACTTTCCGTGCGCACACCGACGAAGAAACCGGACAAACGATCATCGCGGGTATGGGTGAGCTTCACCTTGAAATCCTCGTTGACCGTATGCTTCGCGAATTCAAAGTCGAAACAAACGTTGGTAAGCCTCAAGTTGCTTACCGTGAAACGTTCCGTGCAGCTGCTGATGTCGAAGGCAAGTTCGTTCGTCAGTCCGGCGGTCGTGGTCAATACGGTCACGTCTGGATTAAATTCGAGCCGCAAGAGGCCGGAGCGGGCTTTGTTTTCGAAAACAAAATCGTCGGCGGTGTCGTACCGCGTGAGTATATCGGGCCGGTACAAGCTGGTATCGAAGAGTCGATGAAAAACGGCGTTCTCGCCGGATTCCCGCTCGTTGATATTAAAGCGACGATCTTTGACGGATCTTACCATGACGTCGACTCCTCGGAGATGGCGTTTAAAATCGCGGGTTCCATGGCGCTTAAAGCAGCCAAGGACAAATGTAAGCCTGTTATTCTTGAGCCGATCATGAAAGTTGAAGTTACGGTTCCTGAAGAGTACATGGGCGACGTTATGGGTATGCTGAACTCCCGCCGCGGCCGCATCGAAGGTATGGATACGCGCGCAGGCGCGCAAATCATTCGTGCGAAGGTGCCTCTGGCTGAAATGTTCGGTTACTCCACAACGCTTCGTTCCGGTACTCAAGGTCGCGGTGTCTTCTCGATGGAGCTTTCCCACTACGAGGAAGTTCCGAAATCGATCCAAGAAGAGATCGTTTCCAAGAACAAAGGCGAGTAA